A single window of Hylaeus volcanicus isolate JK05 chromosome 8, UHH_iyHylVolc1.0_haploid, whole genome shotgun sequence DNA harbors:
- the LOC128881043 gene encoding serine/threonine-protein kinase tousled-like 2 isoform X1, with protein MYSGSDVTANESAGVKMEHFQATLDPRKQELLEARFLGARMSAGSQIQMAPQSTVNSGQSVHSQDSNMSTGSSHSDKEVDPNTPEKVPRTPSERKRKRKADDGGGGITGGPIGSKGSRSVAALENKKINEYFPKHHLGSSPIRHGGAKSPSPQQGYPMYPPSPQQLLSPQVTTPNSSVAEFSSLMQPPRPLPQPPPPPPPASTQPAGSMVSKQVQVRPTNLSRTSQVRQAKTNTPNTELTCQRIQEFETQASSDLELRNSKIDELNRTTDELRHQMANQQKLIEQHKSHINKCIDVVKKLLKEKSNIEKKEARQKCMQNRLRLGQFVTQRVGATFQENWTDGYAFQELARRQEEIATEREEIDKQKKLLLKKRPSNSETGRKRSQPQPSLHNGTEATFLKPDAVPGSYTWQEYYEADEILKLRQSALKKEDADLQLEMEKLERERNLHIRELKRIHNEDQSRFNSHPVLNERYLLLMLLGKGGFSEVHKAFDLKEQRYVACKVHQLNKDWKEDKKANYIKHALREYNIHKALDHPRVVKLYDVFEIDANSFCTVLEYCDGHDLDFYLKQHKTIPEREARSIVMQVVSALKYLNEIKPPVIHYDLKPGNILLTEGNVCGEIKITDFGLSKVMDEENYNPDHGMDLTSQGAGTYWYLPPECFVIGKNPPKISSKVDVWSVGVIFYQCLYGKKPFGHNQSQATILEENTILKATEVQFANKPTVSNEAKSFIRSCLAYRKEERIDVLTLARHEYLQPPVPKHGRQANNQQQQQQQQIQQQQQQSSFTIGMFSGMNASSSS; from the exons ATGTCTGCTGGGTCACAAATTCAGATGGCACCCCAATCAACTGTAAACTCTGGTCAGTCGGTTCATAGTCAAGATTCGAACATGAGCACTG GCTCATCGCATAGTGATAAGGAGGTAGACCCGAATACTCCGGAAAAGGTACCAAGAACTCCTtcggaaagaaaaagaaagcgaAAAGCTGACGATGGCGGTGGAGGAATTACGGGAGGACCTATAGGAAGTAAGGGTTCCAGGTCTGTTGCTGCCCTCGAGAATAAAAAGATCAATGAGTATTTTCCAAAGCATCATTTGGGCAGTAGTCCCATTCGGCACGGTGGTGCTAAAAGCCCCTCTCCTCAACAGGGTTATCCCATG TATCCACCATCGCCTCAACAACTCCTTTCACCGCAAGTAACAACACCCAATTCTTCGGTGGCAGAATTCTCTTCATTGATGCAGCCACCGAGACCTCTTCCTCAacctccacctcctcctccaccAGCCTCGACACAACCTGCAGGCTCGATGGTCAGCAAGCAGGTGCAGGTAAGGCCTACCAACCTCAGTAGGACAAGCCAGGTCAGGCAAGCGAAGACTAACACCCCAAAT ACAGAACTTACTTGCCAGAGGATACAGGAATTTGAGACTCAAGCCTCTTCAGATTTAGAATTACGTAACAGCAAAATTGATGAGTTGAATAGA ACGACAGATGAACTTAGGCATCAAATGGCTAATCAACAGAAACTGATTGAGCAGCACAAATcccatataaataaatgtatagaCGTTGTAAAGAAATTactgaaagaaaaatcaaacatAGAAAAAAAGGAGGCTAGGCAAAAGTGTATGCAAAATAGACTGAGATTGGGTCAATTTGTGACTCAGAGGGTGGGTGCGACGTTTCAAGAAAACTGGACGGATGGTTACGCGTTTCAAGAATTAGCACGACGACAAGAAGAAATTGCGACTGAACGAGaagaaattgataaacaaaaaaaactgCTACTAAAAAAGAGGCCATCGAATAGTGAAACTGGTAGAAAACGTAGTCAGCCACAACCTTCCTTGCACAATGGCACGGAAGCTACGTTTTTGAAACCGGATGCAGTACCTGGATCTTATACATGGCAAGAGTATTATGAAGCTGACGAAATACTCAAG TTAAGACAAAGTGCATTGAAAAAAGAAGATGCAGATCTGCAACTAGAAATGGAAAAACTCGAAAGGGAACGAAATTTACACATCAGGGAGTTGAAACGTATTCATAACGAGGACCAATCAAGATTTAACTCTCATCCTGTATTGAATGAACGTTACCTTCTATTAATGTTATTAGGAAAAGGTGGCTTCAGTGAAGTGCATAAG GCATTTGACTTAAAAGAGCAACGATATGTCGCTTGTAAAGTTCATCAACTGAATAAAGACTGGAAAGAGGATAAGAAAGCTAATTATATTAA aCATGCGTTACGggaatataatatacataaagcTCTCGATCATCCTCGTGTTGTGAAGTTGTACGATGTGTTTGAAATTGATGCCAATTCCTTTTGTACCGTCTTGGAATATTGTGATGGACATGATTTAGATTTTTATCTCAAGCAG CATAAAACTATACCTGAAAGAGAAGCGAGATCTATTGTTATGCAAGTTGTGTCTGCATTAAAGTACctcaatgaaataaaacccCCAGTCATACATTATGATTTAAAACCag GTAATATATTACTAACTGAAGGCAATGTTTgtggagaaataaaaattacagactTCGGATTAAGTAAAGTAATGGACGAAGAAAACTATAATCCAGACCATGGGATGGATTTAACATCTCAAGGAGCTGGTACCTATtg GTATCTTCCACCGGAGTGTTTTGTCATTGGTAAAAATCCTCCCAAAATATCGTCAAAAGTTGATGTATGGAGCGTGGgtgttatattttatcaatgtCTATATGGTAAAAAG CCTTTTGGACATAATCAATCTCAAGCTACAATTTTAGAGGAAAATACAATTCTGAAAGCTACCGAAGTTCAATTTGCAAATAAACCGACTGTTAGCAACGAAGCaaag AGTTTCATAAGAAGTTGCCTAGCATATAGGAAAGAAGAACGTATAGATGTATTGACATTAGCTAGACACGAATATCTTCAACCTCCAGTGCCAAAACATGGCCGACAAGCGAATAatcaacagcagcagcaacaacaacagattcagcaacagcagcaacaatCGTCGTTTACTATTGGCATGTTTAGTGGTATGAACGCGTCAAGCAGTTCGTAG